CGGGCGGCATGTCTCCCTTGCCGCCCCAGATGAGGATCATCTCCGCGATATTGCGCAGTTTGATGTTGGTGCGCTGCGAGACCTCCCGCAGGACGACCCAGCCCATTTCCGGGGAGATCCGGCCCAGCGCGACCATCATGCCGATCGCCTGGTCCACGACGGCATGCGAGGTGATGGCCTGCTTCAGCTGGTCGATCTCTTCCTGCAGTTCGAAGATCTCGTCCGCCGTCGCGCCGACGGACGGGGCCGTCTCTTCCGGACCGCCGGCCGGCTCGGCGCCGACCGGGCGGGCGTCTGAGGACATCGTCGCCTCCGAGTACGCATGCGGGACAGCGCACCACTCTCCCTTGAGTCCATGGTCGCCACTCCGCCCGGTGGGCGCCAGTGCCCACGGCTGCGGACCGCCCGGCGCCGGAAGTCCGGCGGGTCCGGGACCTTCGACGCCAGGCCGGGCGGGGCCAACGGCGGGTGAGGGCGACGACCAACGCCTCTGCATTGCCGTACGCCCGCGAACGACGCTGGAAGGGCAAGGACCTCCCTTCTCATCACCGGGACCAGCCATGCCAGCTGTCGTCAAGGAAGCGCCCGTCGTCACCGGGCGATCGTTCGACCCGGAGCAGTACCGGCCCGGGCGCGCCATCTCCGACTGGGAGCCGGAGAACGAGTTGTTCTGGAACTCCACCGGCCGCCGCGTCGCCCGGCGCAACCTGTGGATCGCCGTCCCCGCGCTCCTCGTGGCCTTCGTCGTGTGGCAGGTGTGGAGCGTCACCGCGACCAATCTGAGCGACGTGGGCTTCGGGTTCACCACCTCGCAGCTGTTCTGGCTGACCGCGATCCCCGGGCTGACCGGCGGCACGTCCCGGATCTTCTACACGTTCCTGGGCCCGAGGATCGGCCAGCGGACCTTCACCGCACTGTCCACCGTCGTGCTGATCGTGCCGCTGATCTGGCTGGGCATCGCGATCCAGGACACCTCCACATCGTTCACCGTGATGGCGATGATCGCGGCCCTGTGCGGCATCGGCGGCGCCAACTTCTCCTCCGCGCTCGCCAACATCGGCTTCTTCTTCCCCGAGCGGGAGAAGGGCAACGCCACGGGCATCAACGGCGGCCTCGGCAACCTCGGCGTCTCCGTCGTCCAGCTGCTCACCCCGATCGTCATCACCAGCTCGGTGATCGCCATCGGCTCGGGGCAGCACAACG
Above is a genomic segment from Streptomyces sp. R21 containing:
- a CDS encoding ANTAR domain-containing protein, translated to MSSDARPVGAEPAGGPEETAPSVGATADEIFELQEEIDQLKQAITSHAVVDQAIGMMVALGRISPEMGWVVLREVSQRTNIKLRNIAEMILIWGGKGDMPPDVRAVVEDTLDKYGPTQIPDGPSDP